In the Victivallis sp. Marseille-Q1083 genome, one interval contains:
- the dnaN gene encoding DNA polymerase III subunit beta produces the protein MKFTVSREKLLKALQKVISTVGSKSTLPVLGNVLLEAENGTLQLTTTDLEIRITTQVEAAIESEGKTTVPAKKFVALVSKFTDAEVAFTCDERHHSEVVCGTSKFKLLGLSAEDFPLPSEFTPIRTVIFKESDLRKMFNQITYAVSLDDSRKVLHGVLTSCKDNTVTMVATDGKRLALVERVPEETSGTDGDAIIPLRAANEVKRLLDGADTVKLLFGEKQAAFESGEMRLTTKLIEGNYPNYRQVIPTSFSKFVDVETGMLLQKIELVSQVLSDNSSYIILSFDDNKIALRASSTDIGEGQAFVDIEYADAKVDVSFNPGFLADPLRNCDADKIKVKINDGFSPVALEGGEGFLYVIMPMRNK, from the coding sequence ATGAAATTTACAGTAAGCAGAGAAAAATTGCTGAAAGCGTTGCAGAAGGTCATCAGCACAGTCGGCAGCAAGTCGACCTTGCCGGTATTGGGCAATGTTCTTTTGGAAGCGGAGAATGGTACGCTGCAACTGACCACCACCGATCTGGAGATCCGGATCACCACCCAGGTCGAAGCGGCGATCGAAAGCGAAGGCAAGACGACGGTGCCGGCCAAGAAATTCGTCGCGCTGGTCAGCAAATTCACCGACGCCGAGGTGGCGTTCACCTGCGATGAGCGGCACCACAGCGAAGTGGTCTGCGGCACCAGCAAATTCAAATTGCTCGGTCTGTCGGCCGAGGATTTCCCGCTGCCGTCGGAGTTTACGCCGATCCGCACGGTGATCTTCAAGGAAAGCGATTTGCGCAAGATGTTCAACCAGATTACCTATGCGGTCAGTCTGGATGACAGTCGCAAGGTGCTGCACGGCGTGCTCACCTCCTGCAAAGACAACACGGTCACCATGGTGGCGACCGACGGCAAACGGCTGGCGCTGGTTGAACGGGTGCCGGAAGAGACCTCCGGCACCGACGGCGATGCGATCATTCCGCTGCGGGCGGCCAACGAAGTGAAACGCCTGCTCGACGGCGCCGATACGGTAAAATTGCTGTTCGGCGAAAAACAGGCGGCATTCGAGAGCGGTGAAATGCGGCTGACCACCAAATTGATCGAGGGCAATTATCCGAATTACCGCCAGGTAATTCCGACTTCGTTCAGCAAATTCGTCGATGTCGAAACCGGCATGCTGCTGCAGAAGATCGAACTGGTTTCCCAGGTGCTTTCCGACAACAGCAGCTATATCATCCTGTCGTTCGACGACAATAAAATCGCGCTGCGGGCTTCCAGCACCGACATCGGGGAAGGGCAGGCTTTCGTCGACATCGAGTACGCCGACGCCAAAGTCGACGTTTCGTTCAATCCGGGTTTCCTGGCCGATCCGTTGCGCAATTGCGACGCCGACAAGATCAAAGTGAAGATCAACGACGGTTTCAGCCCGGTGGCGTTGGAAGGCGGAGAAGGTTTTCTTTACGTCATCATGCCGATGCGCAACAAATAA